From Enterococcus mundtii, the proteins below share one genomic window:
- a CDS encoding deoxynucleoside kinase, producing MSVIVLAGTIGAGKSSLTKMIADHFKSQAFYESIDDNEVLPLFYANPEQYAFLLQIYFLNKRFASIKQAMQEDNNVLDRSIYEDSLLFHLNADLGRATATEVQVYDELLANMMEELPYAASKKHPDLLVHIRVSFSTMLERIEKRGRTYEQLSFDPSLYEYYQELNRRYDEWYEAYDESPKIQIDGDCLNFVEDEAARVQVLQMIEEKLTEIREEISV from the coding sequence ATGAGTGTGATTGTTTTAGCAGGAACGATAGGGGCAGGGAAATCAAGCTTAACAAAAATGATTGCTGACCATTTTAAGAGTCAGGCCTTTTATGAATCAATCGATGACAACGAAGTATTGCCTTTGTTTTATGCAAACCCTGAACAATATGCGTTTTTATTGCAAATTTATTTTTTGAATAAGCGATTTGCAAGTATCAAGCAAGCGATGCAAGAGGATAACAATGTGTTAGATCGTTCGATCTATGAGGATTCATTATTATTTCATTTAAATGCAGATCTTGGTCGAGCGACAGCAACAGAAGTCCAAGTCTACGATGAATTATTGGCGAACATGATGGAAGAATTGCCCTATGCGGCATCGAAAAAACATCCCGATCTATTGGTTCATATTCGCGTATCTTTTTCAACCATGTTAGAACGGATCGAAAAAAGAGGGCGGACATATGAGCAACTTTCTTTTGATCCTAGTCTTTATGAGTACTATCAAGAATTGAATCGCCGTTATGATGAATGGTATGAAGCTTATGATGAAAGTCCTAAGATTCAAATCGACGGTGACTGCTTGAACTTTGTGGAAGATGAAGCAGCGAGAGTGCAAGTGTTACAAATGATCGAAGAAAAACTAACGGAGATCCGTGAAGAAATCAGCGTATAA
- a CDS encoding lytic polysaccharide monooxygenase: protein MKKQILATVLCSSVLLGVGLSIGGQDASAHGYVQSPISRSYQGHRDRLINHDSALAKYGPVIYEPQSLEALKGYPAAGPADGQIASASGAVGNNFNLDRQTSTMWTKQDLNTGPNTFTWRYTQSHSTTKWHYYITKADWNPNDQLDRSDFELLTTINHGGAQAATNPSHSVNIPNDRLGYHVVLAVWDVDDTAMAFYQVIDVNLKGDSAIPVAPTAPRNVRTTNVTSSTTQLTWDGQANASSFNIYRDGQLLGNTASPDFSDQNLTAETTYKYEIEAVGQTGLVSERTALSVTTLSETTEEKPTAPSHLHSMGQTSSSVSLMWGASTHSKGIKEYEILRDGQVIGSTTETVFEVEGLKAETQYSFVVRAISNEGDVSDESNTLTITTDRDENGGGDENGGDGGNGGGEVVTGRQWTVGSFFSPVSYTAGEEVVHNGVTYITWQSHLNYGDTNWAPGIAHSLFYPK, encoded by the coding sequence ATGAAAAAGCAAATTTTAGCAACAGTTCTATGCTCTAGCGTTTTATTAGGAGTAGGTTTATCTATCGGAGGACAAGACGCTTCAGCTCACGGTTATGTGCAGTCACCGATCAGTCGTTCTTATCAAGGACACCGCGACCGTCTAATTAATCACGATTCTGCATTAGCAAAATACGGTCCAGTAATCTATGAACCACAATCATTAGAAGCATTGAAAGGCTACCCAGCAGCTGGTCCTGCTGACGGACAGATTGCTTCTGCAAGCGGTGCAGTTGGAAACAACTTCAACTTAGACCGTCAAACTTCGACTATGTGGACAAAACAAGACTTGAACACAGGTCCTAATACATTCACTTGGCGCTATACACAATCACACAGCACCACTAAATGGCATTACTACATCACAAAAGCTGATTGGAATCCAAATGATCAGTTAGATCGTAGCGATTTTGAATTGTTAACAACGATCAACCATGGTGGGGCTCAAGCTGCAACAAATCCATCACACTCAGTGAACATCCCTAATGACCGTCTTGGTTATCATGTTGTTCTAGCAGTTTGGGATGTAGATGATACAGCAATGGCATTCTACCAAGTAATCGATGTGAACTTGAAAGGTGATTCAGCAATTCCAGTAGCACCAACAGCACCACGTAACGTTCGTACTACTAACGTAACTTCTTCAACAACTCAATTGACTTGGGACGGACAAGCAAATGCTTCATCATTCAACATTTACCGTGATGGTCAATTATTAGGAAACACAGCTTCACCAGATTTCAGTGATCAAAACCTAACTGCAGAAACTACATATAAATATGAAATCGAAGCAGTTGGACAAACAGGTCTAGTTTCTGAAAGAACAGCTTTATCTGTTACAACTTTATCTGAAACTACAGAAGAAAAACCAACTGCACCTAGCCACTTACACTCAATGGGTCAGACAAGTTCTAGCGTTTCATTGATGTGGGGAGCTTCTACTCACTCAAAAGGAATCAAAGAATACGAAATCTTGCGTGATGGCCAAGTAATTGGTTCAACAACTGAAACTGTTTTTGAAGTAGAAGGCTTAAAAGCTGAAACACAATACTCATTTGTAGTACGCGCAATCAGCAATGAAGGCGATGTTTCAGATGAAAGTAACACATTAACAATCACAACTGATCGCGATGAAAATGGCGGAGGTGACGAAAACGGTGGCGATGGCGGAAACGGCGGCGGTGAAGTCGTTACTGGACGTCAATGGACAGTAGGAAGCTTCTTCTCACCTGTTTCTTATACAGCCGGTGAAGAAGTTGTCCACAACGGTGTGACTTACATTACTTGGCAGTCTCACTTGAACTACGGTGATACAAACTGGGCACCAGGAATTGCTCACTCATTATTCTACCCTAAATAA
- a CDS encoding lytic polysaccharide monooxygenase translates to MKKQILGTVLCSGILFGASLAIGEQDASAHGYVESPISRAYQGHLDRNVNLAAAIAKYGPVVYEPQSLEAGKGFPERGPVDGRIASANGAVQRSFVLDNQTETMWTRQNLETGANTFRWRYTQSHRTTKWHYYITKVGWNPNAPLKRSDLELITEIQHDGTASANNRNHTVNIPNDRIGYHVVLAVWDIHDTGGAFYQVVDVNLKGDSAIPVAPTAPQNVRATNVTSSTVQLAWNSQANTASYNVYRDGALIGNTSSPDFNDTNLTADTSYNYEIEAVGQTGLVSAKTALTVKTATENAQEKPTTPTHLHSMGQTSSSVSLMWGASTHSKGIKQYNIYRNNQLIGSTKETAYEVSGLAANTAYSFVVRAVSNTDELSDASNALSITTDHDDNGGDSGGEVTPGRQWTVGSLFAPVSYTAGEEVVHNGVTYITWQSHLNYGDTNWAPGIAHALFYPK, encoded by the coding sequence ATGAAAAAACAAATTTTGGGTACCGTTTTATGCTCGGGGATTTTATTTGGAGCAAGCTTAGCGATCGGGGAACAAGACGCTTCTGCTCACGGTTATGTTGAATCACCGATCAGTCGTGCGTATCAAGGGCACTTAGACCGCAACGTCAACTTAGCTGCTGCAATAGCTAAGTATGGTCCTGTGGTTTACGAACCGCAATCATTAGAAGCCGGTAAAGGATTCCCGGAAAGAGGTCCTGTCGACGGTCGCATCGCTTCTGCCAACGGAGCTGTTCAACGAAGCTTTGTATTAGACAACCAAACAGAAACAATGTGGACAAGACAAAACTTAGAAACAGGAGCGAACACATTCAGATGGCGCTACACACAATCTCACCGTACAACTAAATGGCATTATTATATTACTAAAGTAGGTTGGAACCCGAATGCACCACTGAAACGTAGCGATTTAGAGTTGATTACAGAAATCCAACATGATGGAACTGCTTCTGCAAATAATCGTAACCACACAGTCAACATTCCAAACGACCGTATCGGTTATCATGTTGTTTTAGCTGTATGGGACATTCATGATACAGGCGGCGCCTTCTATCAAGTAGTCGATGTCAACTTGAAAGGTGATTCTGCGATTCCAGTAGCACCAACAGCACCACAAAACGTGCGTGCGACGAATGTAACTTCTTCAACTGTCCAATTAGCTTGGAATAGTCAAGCGAATACTGCATCTTATAATGTTTATCGTGATGGTGCATTGATCGGAAATACATCATCGCCAGATTTCAATGATACAAACTTAACTGCGGATACTTCTTATAACTATGAAATCGAAGCAGTTGGACAAACTGGCTTAGTCTCTGCTAAGACAGCTTTGACAGTAAAAACTGCAACAGAAAATGCACAAGAAAAACCAACTACACCGACTCACTTACACTCAATGGGTCAAACAAGTTCAAGTGTTTCATTGATGTGGGGCGCTTCTACTCATTCAAAAGGAATCAAACAATACAACATCTACCGTAACAATCAATTGATTGGTTCAACAAAAGAAACAGCATACGAAGTGTCTGGATTAGCTGCAAACACTGCCTACTCATTCGTGGTTCGCGCAGTCAGCAATACGGATGAACTATCTGATGCAAGCAATGCGTTATCTATTACGACAGATCACGATGACAATGGCGGCGACAGTGGTGGCGAAGTCACTCCAGGACGTCAATGGACAGTAGGAAGCTTATTCGCACCGGTTTCTTATACAGCAGGCGAAGAAGTTGTTCACAACGGTGTAACATACATCACTTGGCAATCTCACTTGAACTACGGAGATACAAACTGGGCACCCGGAATTGCTCATGCCTTATTCTATCCTAAATAA
- the infC gene encoding translation initiation factor IF-3: protein MTIAKDMMVNDGIRARELRLIGSDGEQLGVKSKAEALQIAEQSNLDLVLVAPGAKPPVARIMDYGKYRFEQQKKDREARKKQKVINVKEVRLSPTIDLNDFNTKLRNARKFLEKGDKVKASIRFKGRAITHKEIGQKVLDRLAEETADIATVEQKAKMDGRSMFLTLAPKNDSK from the coding sequence ATGACCATAGCAAAGGATATGATGGTTAACGACGGCATTCGTGCACGTGAATTACGATTGATCGGTTCAGATGGTGAGCAATTAGGAGTTAAGTCAAAAGCAGAAGCATTGCAAATTGCAGAACAATCAAACTTGGATCTTGTGTTAGTTGCTCCAGGTGCGAAACCACCAGTAGCGCGAATCATGGACTACGGAAAATACCGTTTCGAGCAACAAAAGAAAGACCGCGAAGCGCGTAAAAAACAAAAAGTGATCAATGTAAAAGAAGTTCGTTTAAGTCCAACGATTGATTTGAATGACTTCAATACAAAACTTCGTAATGCACGTAAGTTCTTAGAGAAAGGCGATAAAGTGAAAGCTTCTATCCGTTTCAAAGGCCGTGCCATTACCCACAAAGAAATTGGTCAAAAAGTCTTGGATCGCTTAGCTGAAGAAACTGCTGATATTGCAACAGTGGAACAAAAAGCGAAAATGGACGGACGCAGCATGTTCTTGACGCTGGCACCGAAAAACGACAGTAAGTAA
- the rpmI gene encoding 50S ribosomal protein L35, with translation MPKQKTHRGSAKRFKRTGKGGLKRFRAFTSHRFHGKTKKQRRQLRKARMVSSGDFKRIRQQLAKMK, from the coding sequence ATGCCAAAACAAAAAACACACCGCGGATCAGCAAAACGTTTCAAACGTACTGGTAAAGGCGGATTGAAACGCTTCCGTGCGTTTACAAGTCACCGTTTCCACGGTAAAACTAAAAAACAACGCCGTCAATTACGTAAAGCGCGCATGGTTTCTAGTGGCGATTTCAAACGTATTCGTCAACAACTAGCAAAAATGAAATAA
- the rplT gene encoding 50S ribosomal protein L20 has protein sequence MARVKGGTVTRKRRKKMLKLAKGYYGSKHTLFKTAKEQVMNSYNYAYRDRRQKKRDFRKLWIARINAAARMNGLSYSKLMHGLKLAEIDINRKMLADLAVHDAAAFTALADQAKDALAK, from the coding sequence ATGGCACGTGTAAAAGGTGGAACAGTAACTCGTAAACGTCGCAAAAAAATGCTGAAATTAGCAAAAGGTTACTACGGTTCAAAACACACTTTATTTAAAACAGCAAAAGAACAAGTAATGAATTCATACAACTACGCATATCGCGATCGTCGTCAAAAGAAACGCGACTTCCGTAAATTGTGGATCGCTCGTATCAACGCAGCGGCTCGTATGAATGGCTTAAGCTACTCAAAATTGATGCACGGTTTGAAATTAGCTGAAATCGACATCAACCGCAAAATGTTAGCTGACTTGGCTGTCCATGATGCAGCAGCATTTACTGCATTAGCTGACCAAGCAAAAGACGCTTTAGCTAAATAA
- a CDS encoding Abi family protein, which yields MKLNLSDQLAYLTKDKNISCDILTVTEAQNILENTNFYYKITCYKRNFRKDSNNKYIDLDFFHLYDLSIIDMRMRHLFNKLCLDIEHSLKKNLIKDITNSTEDGYAIVNEFDSFERVKFNLKQQVLRQRYGQNYINVNYKPILKRTIYNVSDPNDYDYQISRKYFNSKIVPVWVLIEKLNFGQLIDFIKFYVDKQKNNYAYYKTAEELLIMIKRIRNASSHNRPILMNIANKNHSGSLVVSSNVKSFLTKYQINKNVSRKEISLYNNLLEHTKIHDIFCLMILYKEYIESEKMIFARRKEIRSFIYRAKLNKKHYSKHNKMKNIFLFLSKSLNSI from the coding sequence ATGAAACTAAATTTATCTGACCAACTCGCATATTTAACAAAGGATAAAAATATTAGCTGTGATATTTTAACAGTTACTGAAGCACAGAATATACTTGAAAACACCAATTTTTATTATAAAATTACTTGTTACAAGAGAAATTTTAGAAAAGATAGCAACAATAAATATATTGATTTAGACTTTTTTCATTTATATGATTTATCAATAATAGATATGAGAATGAGACATTTATTTAATAAATTATGTTTAGACATAGAACACAGTTTAAAAAAGAACTTAATTAAGGACATAACGAATAGTACTGAGGATGGGTATGCTATCGTCAATGAATTTGATTCCTTTGAGAGAGTAAAGTTTAATTTAAAACAACAAGTACTAAGACAACGTTATGGACAAAATTACATAAATGTTAATTATAAGCCGATTTTAAAAAGAACAATTTATAATGTATCTGACCCTAATGATTATGATTATCAAATATCACGGAAATATTTTAATAGCAAGATTGTTCCAGTTTGGGTACTAATAGAAAAATTGAATTTTGGGCAATTGATAGACTTTATAAAGTTTTATGTTGATAAACAGAAAAATAATTATGCGTATTATAAAACCGCTGAGGAATTACTGATAATGATCAAACGTATTCGAAATGCTTCTTCTCATAATCGTCCTATATTGATGAATATTGCAAATAAAAATCACTCAGGTAGTCTTGTTGTTTCTTCCAACGTAAAAAGTTTTCTTACAAAATATCAAATTAATAAGAATGTTAGTAGGAAAGAAATTTCACTATACAATAATTTACTTGAACATACAAAGATTCATGATATCTTTTGTCTGATGATTTTATATAAAGAATATATTGAAAGCGAAAAAATGATTTTTGCTAGAAGAAAAGAAATTAGAAGCTTTATTTATCGTGCAAAATTAAATAAAAAGCATTACTCAAAGCATAATAAAATGAAAAATATTTTTTTGTTTTTATCTAAATCATTGAATAGCATTTAA
- a CDS encoding DUF3329 domain-containing protein: MNRIIDSICKHKKMIVIVSVYVVMVILNFLTPLIADDIEYMYKTTSFSTILHDEYMQYMNWTGRSVVHIIARLFLLMPKIVFNFMNPLIYVLLTILIYKISTKDNENFYVFKYLMINLLIWLFVPTFGQTILWETGAANYLWGGIIIISFLSMYHRYYTKGRELPFSQPLQIIIMTVLGILAGWCNENTSGGAILVVLGYIYFIYQEKRPIKVWLFSGLGGAIFGLLMMVAAPGNAIRATYFDRSTWSFARKLYTGVFGITRTLYENSLQLFVLVAILIALGIIFNQHKNWFRLSYVYILAGLATIYVLSLSPTGLNWGRSFFGGALYIIIAMLIEWPDKLTKTTAGSFYSVISSILIVQFLFSFVLGVQGIVQSYRDINEQYRYVENQKKQGNLNPLIADFNANEGMPYPAYSSALSHVGANIDSQINRSNAKYFGLETIRSVSKNAWNTIYKNGDPTLMNIWDYQEYLKELEDSDYTVLIAGAGKSQQMSEALAVEIAKLLPDLDLQKFTHDWNFTGIRQENQTPILSQNENYNEVNQKLTDKNISMVSSFTSYEEQQFSRIKIAGVDVSRNKTGVNIIVLSKDGQIMDAVNIASNEQGVTVSR; this comes from the coding sequence ATGAATCGAATAATCGATAGTATCTGCAAGCATAAAAAGATGATTGTGATAGTTTCTGTTTACGTAGTCATGGTCATCTTGAATTTTTTAACGCCATTGATTGCAGATGATATTGAATACATGTACAAAACAACAAGTTTTTCAACTATTCTTCATGACGAATATATGCAATACATGAATTGGACAGGTCGGTCAGTGGTCCATATCATTGCGCGTTTATTTTTATTGATGCCAAAAATCGTATTCAATTTTATGAATCCATTGATTTATGTTTTACTAACCATTTTGATCTATAAAATATCAACTAAAGATAATGAGAATTTTTATGTGTTTAAATATTTAATGATCAATTTGTTGATTTGGTTATTTGTCCCAACTTTCGGACAAACGATCTTATGGGAGACTGGAGCTGCGAATTATCTATGGGGTGGCATCATCATTATTAGTTTTCTTTCTATGTATCACCGCTATTATACAAAAGGTCGAGAACTACCATTCAGTCAACCATTGCAGATTATTATTATGACAGTTTTAGGGATACTTGCCGGATGGTGTAATGAAAATACATCTGGTGGAGCGATTCTTGTTGTTTTAGGGTATATCTATTTTATCTATCAAGAGAAAAGACCGATTAAGGTATGGTTGTTTTCAGGTTTAGGTGGAGCAATCTTTGGATTATTGATGATGGTTGCGGCTCCTGGGAATGCGATACGAGCAACGTACTTCGACCGTAGTACATGGTCATTTGCTCGTAAGTTATATACTGGTGTTTTTGGGATTACACGAACTCTTTACGAAAACAGTTTGCAATTATTTGTTTTAGTGGCTATTTTAATTGCATTAGGTATTATTTTTAACCAGCATAAAAACTGGTTCCGACTTTCATATGTATATATTCTTGCCGGACTAGCAACTATCTATGTGTTATCTCTTTCGCCAACTGGACTTAACTGGGGGCGGTCATTCTTTGGTGGCGCATTGTATATTATTATTGCGATGTTAATCGAATGGCCAGATAAATTAACAAAGACAACAGCTGGAAGTTTTTATAGTGTGATCAGCTCAATTCTCATTGTTCAATTTTTATTTTCCTTTGTCTTAGGTGTGCAAGGTATCGTTCAGTCTTATCGTGATATCAACGAACAATATAGGTATGTAGAGAACCAGAAAAAGCAAGGTAATCTAAATCCTTTGATCGCTGATTTCAATGCAAATGAAGGGATGCCCTATCCAGCATATTCTAGCGCACTGTCACACGTTGGAGCGAACATAGACTCTCAGATCAACCGTTCAAATGCTAAATATTTTGGCTTGGAGACGATTCGATCGGTTTCTAAAAATGCTTGGAATACGATTTATAAAAATGGAGACCCAACGTTGATGAATATTTGGGATTATCAGGAATATCTAAAAGAATTAGAAGACTCAGATTATACAGTTCTGATTGCTGGTGCAGGCAAGTCCCAACAAATGAGTGAAGCTTTAGCAGTAGAAATAGCAAAACTTTTACCGGATCTTGATTTACAGAAGTTTACTCATGATTGGAATTTTACTGGTATTCGTCAAGAGAATCAGACTCCTATTCTTTCGCAAAATGAAAATTATAATGAAGTTAACCAAAAACTCACTGATAAGAACATCTCCATGGTTTCTAGTTTTACGTCTTATGAGGAGCAACAATTTTCTAGAATTAAAATTGCCGGCGTCGATGTATCAAGAAATAAAACAGGCGTCAATATTATTGTGCTATCCAAAGACGGTCAGATCATGGATGCGGTAAACATCGCTTCAAATGAACAGGGAGTGACCGTTTCAAGATAA
- a CDS encoding citrate transporter, producing MSEMIIGMLLILSFFFMVWYCVKGLNLMVGLAIMATIWMGLALIGNFFSPNAAMEGQSVIDVLTHVYATGPAEYAKSILVNVFFGAFFGRVLVDSGIAATLIRKVVELGGDKPRITMSLLCLVTSIIFMSMTGIGPVISIAVIVLPILMSLGITAPVALFAFMGSIMAGIFANIVNFKQYQTIYAGFNSAAENYTYNDYFQIGMIGMIVSLVIVLLVANISMNPKKRYAMAAELPREGGEAPIISWLAVVIPVLGVVVLEIPIILGFMLAGIWALLFTGKLRGGYKEICRQFAKLFTDGATDVAPMVGFLMTLAMFNNSAVYASSYFSAILGDFIPQTPFVLALAFALLTPLGFFRGPLSLVGSGSAILAVVLAVNPTMPVAFLFPLFATTTIAPQHLDITQSWIAWGLGYTKVSSREFMKKSIPTGWAIGVIVCILTLILYGNF from the coding sequence ATGAGTGAAATGATTATTGGTATGTTGCTGATTTTGTCGTTCTTTTTTATGGTTTGGTATTGTGTCAAAGGACTTAATTTGATGGTTGGTTTAGCGATCATGGCGACGATTTGGATGGGATTGGCGCTGATTGGTAATTTTTTCTCACCGAATGCTGCAATGGAAGGACAGTCAGTCATTGATGTGTTGACCCATGTATATGCTACTGGTCCAGCGGAATATGCGAAATCGATTTTAGTGAATGTATTCTTTGGTGCGTTTTTTGGTCGAGTGTTGGTAGATAGTGGGATAGCGGCTACATTGATTCGAAAAGTCGTAGAGCTTGGCGGTGATAAACCGCGGATCACGATGAGCCTTTTGTGTCTTGTAACGTCAATTATTTTTATGTCGATGACCGGGATTGGTCCAGTGATTTCAATTGCCGTGATCGTTTTACCGATTTTGATGTCGTTAGGAATTACTGCACCTGTTGCTCTATTTGCATTCATGGGTTCGATCATGGCAGGGATCTTTGCAAATATTGTCAATTTCAAGCAATATCAAACGATCTATGCAGGTTTTAATTCTGCGGCTGAAAATTATACATACAATGATTACTTTCAAATCGGAATGATTGGCATGATCGTAAGTTTAGTAATCGTTCTACTTGTAGCTAATATATCAATGAACCCGAAGAAACGCTATGCAATGGCAGCTGAACTTCCACGAGAAGGTGGGGAAGCACCAATAATTTCTTGGTTGGCAGTCGTTATACCTGTATTAGGAGTAGTGGTGTTAGAAATCCCGATCATTCTTGGTTTTATGTTGGCAGGGATCTGGGCGTTGCTATTTACAGGGAAATTACGTGGGGGATACAAGGAGATTTGTCGGCAATTCGCTAAATTATTTACAGATGGAGCAACAGATGTAGCACCGATGGTTGGCTTTTTGATGACTTTAGCGATGTTCAATAATTCGGCGGTATATGCTTCTTCTTATTTCTCTGCAATTTTGGGAGACTTTATTCCTCAGACACCTTTTGTGTTAGCACTTGCCTTTGCATTGTTGACGCCTCTAGGTTTTTTCCGTGGTCCGTTGAGTCTAGTCGGTTCGGGATCAGCAATTTTAGCAGTAGTTTTAGCCGTCAATCCGACGATGCCCGTGGCCTTCTTATTTCCACTATTTGCGACGACGACCATTGCGCCACAGCATTTAGATATCACTCAATCCTGGATCGCATGGGGATTAGGGTATACAAAGGTTTCCTCTCGTGAATTCATGAAAAAATCGATTCCGACAGGGTGGGCGATCGGTGTGATCGTCTGTATCTTGACGTTGATCCTTTATGGTAATTTTTGA
- a CDS encoding hydantoinase/oxoprolinase family protein gives MKRAVRMGIDVGGTHTKAVAIDNATHEIIGKSSVKTTHHHPEGVAAGVVQSFQNCLQENQISPEDVVFVAHSTTQATNALIEGDVAKVGVIGMAKGGFEGFLAKRQTRLAPIDLGNNRKIDIANVFLPIKQLTNERVLETIATLKKEQAEVLVSSMAFGVDNSEPEQVIYSLASEQGIPTTMASEITKLYGLTRRTRTAAINASILPKMLETATSTERSVRTAGVNVSLMIMRGDGGVMEIAEMKKRPVLTMLSGPAASVMGSLMYLRASNGVYFEVGGTTTNIGVIRNGRPAIDYSVVGGHATYISSLDVRVLGVAGGSMVRADRTGILDVGPRSAHIAGLDYAVFTPIEKIDQPKIVFFSPIEGDPADYVKVILADGKEVTITNTCAANVLGLVQEEHFSYGDPQAARKAMEALAAYCQTSVEDIAEQIMAKAYAKIEPVILELAEKYQLEKEQISLVGVGGGAASLITYFSQKMGVKYSIPENAEVISSIGVALAMVRDVVERIIPSPSKEDIRGLKNEAMNKAIESGATPESIEVHVEIDPQTSKVTAIATGSTEVKATDLTKQISETEALTLAAEDLRMSLKDVRLLANTDYFYVVGENSPEHSIGALRIIDQKGFIKVQRGYAKCLKTTAEQYLSAVQQLWEELAVYQTELIARPEFYLCIGARVADFSATEFEQLQLLMELEISMLDPEEEVIVIAGNIKQK, from the coding sequence ATGAAGCGTGCAGTAAGAATGGGCATTGATGTAGGCGGAACCCATACAAAAGCAGTCGCAATCGACAATGCGACACATGAAATCATCGGTAAATCATCTGTTAAAACAACGCATCACCATCCAGAGGGTGTAGCTGCAGGGGTCGTACAATCGTTCCAAAATTGTTTGCAAGAAAATCAGATCAGCCCCGAGGATGTTGTTTTTGTCGCGCATTCTACAACGCAAGCAACGAATGCCTTGATTGAAGGAGATGTGGCAAAAGTAGGAGTGATCGGAATGGCTAAGGGCGGGTTCGAAGGTTTTTTGGCAAAAAGACAAACTCGATTAGCACCGATTGATTTAGGGAATAATCGAAAAATAGACATTGCAAATGTGTTCTTGCCAATTAAACAATTGACAAATGAACGAGTGTTAGAGACGATTGCTACACTTAAAAAAGAACAGGCGGAAGTTTTAGTTTCTTCCATGGCTTTTGGCGTAGATAATAGTGAACCCGAACAAGTTATCTATTCACTTGCTTCGGAACAAGGGATACCAACAACGATGGCTTCTGAAATCACAAAGCTTTATGGTTTGACGAGACGCACACGAACGGCAGCGATCAATGCCTCGATTTTACCTAAAATGTTAGAAACAGCGACCTCAACTGAACGTTCTGTTCGAACTGCCGGTGTCAATGTTTCTTTGATGATCATGCGTGGTGATGGTGGTGTAATGGAAATTGCTGAAATGAAGAAGCGACCAGTATTAACGATGCTTTCAGGTCCAGCTGCCTCTGTCATGGGTTCTTTGATGTATTTACGTGCCTCGAATGGTGTGTATTTTGAAGTCGGAGGGACAACAACCAATATTGGTGTTATCAGGAATGGGCGTCCAGCCATCGATTACTCAGTGGTCGGCGGTCATGCCACCTATATTTCATCGTTAGATGTTCGTGTCTTAGGTGTTGCCGGTGGTTCAATGGTTCGGGCAGATCGCACAGGGATTCTTGACGTGGGACCACGTTCAGCCCATATTGCTGGATTGGATTATGCTGTATTCACACCGATTGAAAAAATCGATCAACCGAAAATCGTTTTTTTCTCACCCATTGAGGGAGATCCGGCTGATTATGTCAAAGTGATTTTGGCAGACGGAAAAGAGGTCACTATTACCAATACATGTGCAGCGAATGTTCTTGGGCTTGTCCAAGAAGAACACTTTTCTTATGGTGATCCACAAGCCGCAAGAAAAGCCATGGAAGCTTTAGCAGCTTATTGTCAGACTTCTGTGGAAGATATCGCTGAGCAGATCATGGCAAAAGCTTATGCCAAAATCGAACCAGTGATTTTGGAACTGGCAGAAAAATATCAATTGGAAAAAGAGCAAATCTCCTTGGTTGGGGTAGGCGGTGGAGCAGCGTCCTTGATTACTTATTTTAGTCAGAAAATGGGTGTTAAGTATTCAATACCAGAAAATGCGGAAGTGATCTCATCTATCGGTGTGGCATTAGCGATGGTGAGAGATGTGGTTGAACGAATCATTCCTTCGCCAAGTAAAGAAGATATTCGAGGATTGAAAAATGAAGCGATGAATAAAGCAATCGAATCTGGCGCTACACCAGAATCGATTGAAGTCCATGTTGAAATTGATCCACAGACGTCGAAAGTGACGGCAATTGCTACAGGTTCAACGGAAGTCAAAGCGACTGATTTAACAAAGCAGATCAGTGAAACAGAGGCGTTGACATTAGCTGCAGAAGATTTACGGATGTCCCTCAAAGATGTTCGTTTATTAGCGAATACTGACTACTTCTATGTGGTTGGGGAAAATAGTCCAGAACATTCAATCGGCGCATTACGGATCATCGACCAAAAAGGATTCATCAAAGTTCAAAGAGGGTATGCAAAATGTCTGAAAACTACAGCTGAACAGTATCTCTCCGCTGTCCAACAATTATGGGAAGAACTTGCGGTCTATCAGACGGAGCTGATTGCTCGACCGGAATTTTATCTATGTATCGGCGCGCGTGTCGCAGATTTTTCGGCGACAGAATTTGAACAATTACAACTCTTGATGGAGTTAGAAATCTCGATGTTAGATCCAGAGGAAGAAGTGATTGTGATTGCGGGGAATATCAAGCAAAAATAA